The DNA sequence gatgatgagaagcaattgcctgatccagaaaatattgattccgactccgacgatggtggtgagttggttaaagttggTAGGGATGTTGATGATGCTGACAAGGCTGTTACTGTTGTTCCTTCTGCTGATGTGAATCCATCTGAGGCTGTTGGAGGGAGTGATAAAAATGTTAAGGATGTTGAGAAGCCGAAGGGCGATGAGTCTCGATTGAAGGTGGACGATTTCTTTGATGGGTTGAGCCAGCTTGAAATAGATGATGATCAAGTTGTGTTGGCTGGCTTGGAGGCTATTGGTAAAATCCATGTaagtttacttttaattgttttcaagaaaattaggtttctttttggttgctcATTAGTTTCTAGTATGTTTTGCAACTGTTTTAAtgcattctttcttttttaggtCCCCGCACCCAATCCAGATGTTGTTGGTGAAAAGTCAGATGCCCTTCATACTGATGAAGAAACTGAGGACACTGTCTCTGATACACCTCTGTTGGATAAGAGGAAGCGTGCTCCGGCCTTGAAATCTCCATTTGTTGATTTCGGGTCTGCTGATGTCGGGAGCACTCCAATGGAGCTTATGTCCTCAGGTTCTCAATCAGCTGGGGATGATAGGGATTTCAAAATGGTGACTTATGTGAAGGGCCTTTATGCTCTTAATGATGCTTTTGTTGATCCCGTATCTACCGAGATTGAGGCAAAATTTGACGCTTGGATTGGTGAAGGATTGCTTAAACATCCTAGGTGACTGTTTTTATTAAATCTGTTTttgtattatgttttttttttcagttttattcctgttttaatgctatttttttgctgtttttttgttgttgtaggcattataattgttatgaagacggcgcaaagaaatttaccccgggttttaggctaggtgttgattatgttgaGGATAAAACTTGGTTTTATCATTTGGCCACATGCGACATGTTTATGAACGACTCGGTAAAGTTTCCAATTTATATTGTAGTTATGATAATTTGTTTTTAGTTgctttataaatgttttttagttttgatactgcatttcagtttttttacagttgttcaaccttttcatttgtgtttctgtgttgttttttttctcagcatatgaacaccatattctattaccttcggaaaaaaggtaaatattCTTCCGCTGTGACGTTGAATTTCGCAACTACTGATTGTCTGTTTGATGATTCCATCCAAGCATTGTACCACAAATATAACAAGGCCAAGTCAATGAAGACTAAGATGTCACACATTCACGCTGCCCACCCAATAGCGCATTACATCCGAGGTATGCGCATTCCCTGTTCCAAGCCTTGGTATGAAGCCGATCATGTGCTATTCATCATCAATTTAAGAAGGGAAAGTCATTGGGTTTTTGGGCGTCTTGACTTGAACTAAGGGACGTTGTTTCTGTACAATTCTTTGAGGACCGCGAAGATGAATGCCGCAGCTAGGAATGCAATGAAGGCTTATTCCGTGTTGCTGCCTTTGTTTTTCGATTTACTTGGGTTCTGGAAGAATAGAGCACAAGCTCCTGCCTCGGTTCGACCCTACAGCTCCATTCAGAATCGTGGAGCTTAGTGGTCTTGCGTCTCAGCAGAAGAAGTGagtgtttcttttaagtttcttttatgttgttttttagtttctaaattgtttactttttctttctgttttttaTAGTGATTGCGGGGCATATGTTGCTGCCTTTGCTGAATTCTTTATCCACGGAAAGGATGTCCCTACAGACTTTGACATCGAAGTTTATCGTACCCGACTTGCTTCACTTTTCTTCTCGTACGGCCAAAGGAAAATTGACGAAAGCATTGACAGCGAGGATGAGAAGCAAAGCAAGTCTTCTAAGGCATCTAAATTGAAGAAATAGGATCTTTTAATTTGGTGGCTCTTTTCTGTTATTTGTTGAATCTATTACCAGACAATTTTTAGTGTTGTTGTTTCAATGTAggtattatatttgattttatactatgtacctggtttaaaacttttaggatatttgacatttactccttataatatctttattgtataggtttgtatttcccaaagttgtttgttttttttaattgttcaagttcttatatacggtcgcacaactatggagaaactattaaccaactgaatacaaactatgtttttatttttcctaaattgtgctatgaatgtatttttattcTTCGTATTCCATTAATCCTTTTCCCTTTATTCaagttatgttttatcaatTATTGACTGACTGCCTTTAAAACTGTAAAGAAGAAGTCATTCCGGTACTTAATATTTTACAAAGGGTCGCAACTGTAACAAAACAATtttgaaactattaaaaaactgtttcaaatttcataaaaatgaaaTCCCATGTATTTAGAACATCACAGATCAACCTGTTTGAATTTGCacacaaaattaaacaattcaaatatttcatatgtatctattttattgcttgattgttgcatgtctttcgattgtgtccgtgttgtccacatttgctgcacctgttatgtttttttgtatcccattcagataaaaaccttcgtttccttggtcttccagatcttattttttggtttggtggcagaacaatgatatcttttatgttttgtggcacatcccaagttgtgtgattgtgtaccggatatgttgagccgctgtatgtttcaagccatgttcgcgtggtgtaataacccgaacagtagttgtaaacattcaagttcatctcttttataacagcaagcgcatgagcacACGGTAACTCATCAAGTTGGAATCTGTTGCAACTGCATGTTTTCTCCTTGAGGTTGATGACCCATGATCTGGTTAGTTCAACGACTTCGAACATGGTCTTGTTTATTGGTTTTACCTGCGGATTAAGTGTAAAACTGTTAATATGTATAACAACGACAAacaaactattaagaaactataatgcaactaaaatattaaacatttcattacattttctgtcaatgagtccacaaagttgtcgactaatttcttctctgctgtaggtgttaaaaatgttgttgttttctgtgctTTTTTCCTGTTTGTGTATGTCTATTGTTGAATCAATgctctcaatgactccatcagtgttgtgattggtagTTCTCTAGCTGCCAAGTTTGCTGCATTTAGAGATTCAGCAATGTTtgaagtcatagttgaatacctgttgtttttgcagtggtatcttgaccatttgaggtatccaacttgttgtaaatatggtcttacacggatgtccaagctgtccaactcgctcatatggtattcaaatttcctctctgtgtatgctctggctgcagcgaagaatggtttatccagcttgcttgcattcttcttgaaggttgcttttaggttgcttaacaggtggtatacacaatagcaatgtgtgatttctggaaatacttgacaagctgccttacttatgctctcatgtctatctgagatcaagcactgttcctctctaatcccatatgtttctctcacttttgtgaaaaaccattgccatgagttgttgttttctgagtccacaacagaaaaagctagtggaaaaatgtgcCCATTTGCATCCTGTGTACAAGCAAAGAGCAATGtacctccatatgttgatttaaggaaagttccgtcaacaactattataggtttgcatttcttccatccttttattgatgcatccagtgcgacaaacaagtacttgaagcTGTTGTCATCCTCTGTTTCCATGTGCACTATTGTTCCGGGATTAGTTTTTTGCAACATGTGCAAAAAACCGGGCAGCAACCTGTATGATTCGTTGGCTTTTCCTCGTAATTCTTCTTGCGCGTGctctttgcttctccatgctttcatgtagttcattctcaccccatacttgtgtttcatttctcctctgatgtcttgtggcgtttgagttgtttttatgttggtgaaccgtggcttgatgtagtttccaatcaatttcGTTGTAGCTTGTCTCTTGTTGGCAAATCTGatgtttagatcacaagtgtgtatcacctttctgtcgtactttcgaatgatgaatgactttgttGGCCCATTTCTGGATGCTGTTAGTGCTcacttgcattttggatccaaacaacaaatcttgtatgttcttgcacatgattttttaactctgaattggaagttgttcctaattgcatagaaaccaagcacactctgcagtgtttctttgtctttgtatatttgtgcttcttctatttcaggatgatgcggatctgtgattagtagttcgtcataatctgtgatttctggttcCTTCTTTCTGTTTTCCGGCTTGCTCAACCATTTCCTCTgccacaagttttgcatagtccatgaagtcaaaactttctcCCCCAAATTCCGCATCGTAGCTTCAATTatatgttgttgatttgttgagtcttctgttgttgctgcattgtattcgattggttggaaggcgcttgtatgtgtaattaatgaattgtcatttccAAAGAATGATGCATCgatggttgttgttgggttgttgatgacattcacacacattgggtatgttgtgaagtcggggtctttcagtttgagttgtatgtagaaatgcaggctttgatcatcctttatcctcaatggttggtatccttccttcacttgatatttcagttgcaaaACATTGTTTTCTTGGTTGCACTCCAGGACATCTTTGAGTTTCTGTTGCAAATCTTCATAGTTACAATTGGCAGAAATGTAGTGTCAACtggcttcataattttcataattcattcgatcatcgaattgtccattgtagaagactaggaatggaatgtctttcctttcctgtgtttttgcaatggttattagtccgaggcaacgaattttaaaactggtttgattctgttaagaaatagagtacaaacttacttctatctctgttcctttgttcaagcattgtatttcctgtcctgattcctgattttgctattttttggttgttaataaactacaaagaaacgagcataaaactattaagaaacttcatttaaattttgggaaactaaccatttctcaaactgttctgtcctctatcttttccacaataaattcctgcaaaaaaaacgtaatgaaactattattaaatgattatgcaactgtaaaccaacttaaaaaccaCAATTCTATCCCCAAAATTACATAGTTCTTACTCATTGTCATTTGTCATCATGTTTATTCGAATCAGATCGATTtacaactattataaaactaatttgctaccattaacataaatcttaccttgtatatatgctagctcttggtacttgtcatttgacacttcttcatgatttctaaaccattttcaaacgataatgcaactgtaagccaacgcaaaaaaaaataaaataccttATTAGTATCCCTTGGTTCCTTAATCAGAATCAGTTCTTGTTTATTGGTTTTACCATATGAATTTCCTATTGCACACCAGTGAATCAACCAGAATGCAACTAAAAATGCCGTGtatcattgttgaaaaaaaatttcagttcataccttttttttttggatttgagggggagctccagatctgttcaatacagatttacattgcttcaatctgaattttcgacgctcgtttgagtgatattgcactataaaaaccgaaatcaaatgttgaatttcagtttctccacggttgtcctgctctttttttaaaaaaaaaattatgtttagaTCGTTGGATTTGTTCGTTTCCTATTGAAATTCGACGGGATTTACAGTTGTTTTACGTTCGATCTGGTTTCATTCTGGTTGCGTGGCCGACTGCATCGATGGAGCTTCATTCATCCTCTCCGTTTGTGACGTGCGGCTGAAGGTAAGGgcaagtggtatttttgtaatattttcattttgggctgtacaaatgttcattgggccggcccacagtattgttgtattatttttccctttttagaatattcctgtttttttcccaaaataatactcaattatattatttaaaatagggtaaatactattttagctcctgtgttttgtaaatgttattaattggaccatctattttgttaaatgataaaatagaccatgtattttctaaaatggtacaaataggaccatgaactgatttttttatcaaaataaaatttaataataatctgatctaaaatGGTACAATTTCCTATCTAAAAGTATTAGGAAATTggttctattaaaaaaaattgtcaaaaattaaactcagggtcatatttttaccattttagaacataaaaaatttattttatcatttaacaaaacagaaaatCCAATTACTAACATTTGCaaaacaaaaatttcaaaatactaTTTACCCTATAAAATATGTAAGAAACATTTATTCTTTTATGTGTGTTGTTGTTGAACTTGAAGAAAGGCAGAAAACAATTTAATACAGCCAGGTGGAATAAATGTAGGACGTGGACAGCCTGAATCAATGCATGCAAAATTCTGTATCTTGCACCCTTGCCACCTCACTAACCTCACCTACTGCCCAACACACTCACTGACGATGtgtttttgttaaatttttaattaagaaaaatgtttaaaaactTACTATTCTTAGCTGTTTATCATAtttctcacaaaacaaagaattaataagcagtgtaattctatattttaatatttttataaaaatagttaCGCTAATTAAATTTagacaaaaatataatattttgaaataatttcaaaaaatacaaaaataatataaaaattacaaaaatatgattgtacagaattttaaatattttttcgatttttaaaattttatttacaaaaaatacggtcttttaatgtacttttatatatattatattcttattgatttattgttgattttttattatttgtattttattttctgttaatATTGTTTGGATGTTATTTTCTTGTTACGTTCATGTAGtttttgtattgtattataaaaaatcataaaaaatatataaaaaaaaaattaaacttaaaaatataaaaaattacaaaaaaaatagtaaatcttaaattatttctaatattttaccAAATTCAATACACAATTAATGTATCTTTTTACTTATATCATTACTATTTAGTATTAACGACTTACTTAAATACcacttttttattataaaattgctgttatttttaaaaaatatatttaatttattaataataattttttttgtcaattTATATCTTAATTTACTTTTATGTATTAAAATACAATTGCAAAAAGAGTACAAAATATAGcacttactaatttttttttgtgtcaaatataacatttattaatttttgtgtcATATTTAACACAATTTGTATTCTATGCATTGGAGATGGTTAGCGATGTGGCGCATTGTAAGTGGTTAACAATTTCctatattatttaaaagaaaaatactaaAGGGCACCCCATGATATCTAACACTGTTATAAGGTGTAATATTGTTACTgatgtaatttaatatcaagTCTAGGAGTGTGCATAAGTCGATCAAATTCAATGAAAACCGACTTATCCAATTACAACGGACTGCCAAACATTGAATATCCAATTGTAATCGGATCgaattggatgttatttttaaatatccattAGATCGGACTAGATGGTGAATAGAATGTCTAAAAATCCAATTTGTCCAGCATCtaatcgaactaattagtatttttatttagtttggataagtaattagattttatattatataatatacgtAAAATCTATatgtattataaaaattaaaattaattttttttttcttggattagATGAATCCAGTCTAATTCAATATATACTGGACTTAAAATATTGGATGGGTCCGATCAAAAAAATTCTAGGTatctaaaatattgaataaccccaaattaaaccaataaatagaaataaaatacaTCCAGTAGATATAACTACATTCAATATCCAgtggatgttggatcgattggatgactaaaattaattggatcggatcagcTTAAATGGTAAAAATATTGGATGTAGTCTAATGATCACCCCTAATCAGAtttcacttattttaatttaataaatattatagagaaccgctaactaattataaaacgTCATGTCATACTAGGCACCTTAGTGCCCCATAAGAATatactcattatttaaagagaattgctaaaagataTAATTAATTGGTGTCTAATTCCCTCCTCAGTGTTAAATCGCAAtcggtgtaattaagtattgagtctcatataacttaaaaaaataacttttacaaaatattactaACTAATCGTGGaatattttctataaaaatactaCTAGCACTTAATAGTAATGCtcttatttaaaatatgtgacACTAATAAATTACACCAATAATATCTGGCACATTTCTCAATGTATTACTACATTATGCTATATTCACTATTAAATTAGacattttatgtgttttaatatgatttatatgCAAAGATATGGGTTTTTTTAATCGAAAAAGTTTTTTAGGGGAAACATTAAAAAAGTACGAGAAAAAAAGTATaaagtaattaattatcttaaggatgttatattttttaatttttttagatttatctaataaaataatttattcgaAGAaaagtcatattttttttaattcttccTTTTTGAACTAttcccttttctttttttttcttattctttgaGTTGTGTCATTTTTCCTTATACATTATAGCATGTTTTTGCACCTATTAGAGAATAATGATCTGAACTTTATTGAATGAAAAAGAAGAGTATTTATACAAAGTATTTGGGTAAAAGAGAAGTAACACATTCTGCTAATCCTAACTGAAAAGTACTgacatatgtatatatctaaTTAAAGGGGTGTTTATTGGATCACATTCAATATTTTTAGGTTTATCCAGATCCGatctaattatatattggatgttagattttaccatccgatctGATCCAATTGATTTCAGTCATCCAATCAATCCAACATCTAAtattggatcggttctatctgttggatgtatttaatatatatttattggtttaatttagatttattcaatattttagactagtattttttggatcagatcggatccatctaatattttaggtccaatatgtatTGGATTAGACTGGATTTatccaatccaaaaaaaaaagtaaaattttaatgttatgaatttttatgtatacatatattttttttacgtataatattataaaatctaattacatattcaaactaaatgaaaatactaattagtttaattggatgttggatgtattaaatttttaaatacttCATCCAACattcgatccgatccaattggatatttaaaaataacatccaatccgattCAATTATAATTGGATATTCAATGTTTGACGATCGATTGTGATTGGATCAATTGGTTATCATTGAGttggatcgatttatgcacacgCTAATATAGAGAAATGTGAACACCTTAATGACAATATTATCATCTATAGGAcaccatatatatatggtaataatatttattggTAATTTAGTATACGTACAATgaatatacagtagaacctctatctaAGAATACACTTAGGaccaaataaattatattctaattgagaggttataattaaatagagttacactagaagaaaaaaaattaaaaaaccaaaaaacaccAACGTAacaataataagaataaataatcattaatactatatcataatagaaatattttagagtaaatataatattcatacatgtattataatttaaaataaaattattaattttacataaataaatttacaaaatatatatatatatattttattaagatgtaattattcttatatagaggtatactttggtaatacgggacttaaaaaatgtataactaattacaatttagaggttattcttatttataactggcccaaattgggacttgatttttttataacaaattagaagttattcttgaatagagtattcttaaatagagattttactgtatatatatatcaatatattatatattatatatctatcTAGAACAAGCCCTTAACTTATTATTTTTGTCTTGGCGTAATTATAAGTTTATTGTACTTATATACGTACAGTTAGACGTTGTACGTTTTTGTTGTATAGCCAAAATATATGCGAAGCTTTAATTTTAAACCATGCATGATGATGAAAGAAATCagtgttatatatatatctaatgaCTTGGGCTTCTCGGAAAACAGAAAACACCTCCATAACATTAATTAGATCTCTAACCAACCATTATGGAACCTGAAGAAGGTAGTGTTCGACGGGGAAAGCCAGCCCTGAAACCCATAGAAACAGAAATCAGAGAAATGAACGGAAGAGTTTACAGTACTGATCATCAAAAAAGCAGGAACGACGTCGTTTttggagaaggagaagaagaagaggcagTGAGTCCAGGAGGTCGTATGTTCCACGAGCCAAACTTCAACGTTCATGTTCTAGCAATCATGGGGTCCAAGTTCAAAATCCAATTAGATGTTGCTAAGGCCAACTTGCCTATTACTCTCCTCAAACACCCCCGCTTCTCCAGTTTGCTGGTAAGTAATtcgttaaatattaatttatatatttattaaacttgtttgttttaattactttatcatttaataatgaTATTTTCAAGGTTGTGGAAGAAAAAAATAGAGTGAAGAGTATGAAATGGGTTAGAACAGAGGTTGACGTGGACAACCACCTCATAGTTGCTGAAATTGATCCAAACATGAAAATATCTCCAGACGAGTTCGTGGAAAATTACATTTATAACCTCACGAAAACCAGCCTTGACATGTCCAAACCACTCTGGGAGGTCCACGTCATCAACCTGAAGACCTCGGACGCTGAAGGAGTAGTCATTTTCAGGATCCACCACTCGCTGGGGGATGGCACGTCACTCATGTCTCTCCTCTTGGCCTGTACACGTCAGACGGCGGACCCCACTGCCCTTCCGACCCTTCCGACGGCGAAGAGGAGGAAAGATGAGATCaagggtggtggtggtggtggttttaTCAGAAGCTACTCGCAGTGCTGCTTCTGGGGTGTTTGGTGGTCTCTTCAGTTGCTTTGGAATACTTTTGTTGATGTTGTCGTTTTTATGGCTACGACGTCGTTTTTGAAAGATACAGATACTCCTGTTTCGGGTCATTCTTGGAGTGTTAGCAATCCACGTCGGATTGTTTATAAAACGGTCTCTTTGGACGATATGAAGTTGATAAAGAACGCAATGAACatggtaataataataataatgagaaTAATAAATTACTGAACCgatcttatattttcatttttaagatattaattagttttattatgttATCTTTTATCTCTCTCTGTTTGATGTCTAATCAGAATTCTTATTTCTTATAATTAGATTTAACACTCTTTTACTTATAACTATTTTTCCTCATCTACTTAATTtgcaattaattaaatatagaataattatgattttacttattgtaataataataataataataataatcataataatatatttaatttttttgtagaCTTCTATATATActgtaatataatatagtattgtttcaaaaaaaaaattatatataatatagtattatataatcTATAAATACGTAGGTGACTACATTAATGTGACTCTGTATGGAATGCATTAATTTTCAGACCATAAACGATGTTGCCTTGGGAATCACTCAGGCTGCTTTATCAAAGTATCTCAACAGAAAATACGGTACACGTGGTTTTAACATTAATTGCTATTTAGTTTGTTCTCGACTTTTTCACTGAAATTCAGAGTAGAGTAGGTGTAGGTCCCATCATTGCTATTTAGAACTCTTCAAACATTTGTGATTATATTCTTTCATCTCTCACCTTTTGATATTGAATCGTATTATTTTTAATCATCAAAACTGGTTGTCGTCTCGTGTTCGTTTTATATTTTACGTAACTCGCTTTTATATTTTGTGTCAAGCGTGTCGACTATTTTTTAACTCGTGTCTAATTATCTCAACCCTAACCCAACCCATAAAAAATCGTGTCGTGTTCGTGTTGACTCACTATAACCCATTTTACTATTATTGAAGCTagaattgtaaagaaaaataataaatttaaaatattcttaatttcatgttaaaaaaaaataaatttaaaattttttaatttaatattaaatcactaaatatatatttttatataattatattattaatattaattttttattttattatatttaaaaaatcgtGTCAAACTTGTCGTATTCGTGTTAAGCAGGTCGTATCGTGTTCAACCCGTTTTTATTTCGTGTCAAGTCGTGTCGACCCGTTTCGACCCACGTCTGATTTTCCCGACCCTACCCGTAAAATTCGTGTCGAAACTCGTTTTGCCACCTCTACTCACAAatacaattttaattattaaatcatataatcTCTTTATATATCACTTATCAATTTTATAAATAGTGTTGTGGCGTttagtaataattattttaaaattttttaattataaaaataaaagtaaatttttttaaaaaaaaatatatatttttgaaaaataaaaatatgttctataattacttttatttttcaatttaaaaaaatgtatatataatttatttttattttcatttgtgattttatttaagtcgggtgcGGAGTCgcggtccgggtcca is a window from the Cannabis sativa cultivar Pink pepper isolate KNU-18-1 chromosome 1, ASM2916894v1, whole genome shotgun sequence genome containing:
- the LOC133032620 gene encoding uncharacterized protein LOC133032620 yields the protein MELMSSGSQSAGDDRDFKMVTYVKGLYALNDAFVDPVSTEIEAKFDAWIGEGLLKHPRHYNCYEDGAKKFTPGFRLGVDYVEDKTWFYHLATCDMFMNDSHMNTIFYYLRKKGKYSSAVTLNFATTDCLFDDSIQALYHKYNKAKSMKTKMSHIHAAHPIAHYIRGMRIPCSKPWYEADHVLFIINLRRESHWVFGRLDLN
- the LOC115705098 gene encoding wax ester synthase/diacylglycerol acyltransferase 11; the protein is MEPEEGSVRRGKPALKPIETEIREMNGRVYSTDHQKSRNDVVFGEGEEEEAVSPGGRMFHEPNFNVHVLAIMGSKFKIQLDVAKANLPITLLKHPRFSSLLVVEEKNRVKSMKWVRTEVDVDNHLIVAEIDPNMKISPDEFVENYIYNLTKTSLDMSKPLWEVHVINLKTSDAEGVVIFRIHHSLGDGTSLMSLLLACTRQTADPTALPTLPTAKRRKDEIKGGGGGGFIRSYSQCCFWGVWWSLQLLWNTFVDVVVFMATTSFLKDTDTPVSGHSWSVSNPRRIVYKTVSLDDMKLIKNAMNMTINDVALGITQAALSKYLNRKYGKLRNDDEGSTEKQNNLPKNIRLRSVVLINLRPAAGIQDLANMMEKNTEAKWGNWIGYVLLPFDISLRDDPIDYILKAKSIIDRKKHSLEALFTSSMAKLVLKLFGIKIASAISHKVFCNTTMAFSNLVGPLEEIGIYGHTMSYLASSSYGQPHALVVNFQSYINKMTVVLSVDESVIPDPHQLCGDIVESLKLLKHSVVEKYQSKTTVME